The Lepisosteus oculatus isolate fLepOcu1 chromosome 4, fLepOcu1.hap2, whole genome shotgun sequence genome window below encodes:
- the LOC138238091 gene encoding serine protease 27-like isoform X1 codes for MKMFFLLAFFGILILNKEEVSSSPLSRSSIVGGQDAEEGQWPWQVYMQIQVNLNDATFCGGSLISEQWVLTAARCFKPSFLLEHSFVRLRAYKLDQPSKHEVKKSIKKVVLHEQYEKAADGFDIALVQLDSEVSLSPYISPVQLANPNNVFTEDTECWATGWGMTKENVPLAPPRTLQEVQLPIVDNRCCQSMYNSKATIREDMMCAGDEDGQKDTCLGDSGGPLVCKKGDSWIQAGIVSFGRGCGRPNSPGVYTRVSSFTDWIKEHSGV; via the exons ATGAAGATGTTTTTTCTGCTGGCGTTTTTTGGGATCCTAATCCTGAACAAGGAAGAAG TGTCCAGCTCTCCTCTGTCCAGGAGCTCTATCGTGGGCGGTCAGGATGCGGAGGAGGGACAGTGGCCCTGGCAGGTCTATATGCAGATCCAGGTGAACCTCAATGATGCCACATTCTGTGGTGGATCCCTGATCAGTGAGCAGTGGGTTCTCACTGCAGCGCGGTGCTTCAAACC CTCCTTCTTGCTCGAGCATTCCTTCGTGAGGCTGAGGGCGTACAAGCTAGACCAACCCTCCAAACACGAGGTCAAGAAAAGCATTAAGAAGGTCGTCCTCCATGAGCAGTACGAGAAAGCAGCAGACGGCTTTGACATCGCCCTGGTGCAGCTGGACAGTGAGGTGTCCCTCTCTCCTTACATCAGTCCTGTCCAGCTCGCCAACCCCAACAATGTCTTCACGGAGGACACAGAGTGCTGGGCCACTGGGTGGGGGATGACTAAAGAGAATG TACCACTGGCACCCCCTCGCACTCTGCAAGAAGTCCAACTGCCCATTGTAGACAACAGGTGCTGTCAGTCCATGTACAACAGCAAGGCTACTATCAGGGAAGACATGATGTGCGCTGGGGAtgaagatggacagaaggacaccTGCCTG GGTGATTCTGGGGGACCTCTGGTGTGTAAGAAGGGGGACAGCTGGATCCAGGCTGGGATTGTGAGCTTTGGAAGAGGTTGTGGTAGGCCCAACTCCCCAGGAGTCTACACCCGGGTCAGCAGCTTCACGGATTGGATAAAGGAACACAGTGGAGTCTGA